Proteins encoded within one genomic window of Anastrepha ludens isolate Willacy chromosome 4, idAnaLude1.1, whole genome shotgun sequence:
- the LOC128861523 gene encoding serine protease snake-like, whose amino-acid sequence MWRLRECPRYYAIFGLIKILILILKSLLLVEGCYDGQECYTPRNFKGNYYTKDYLQRLKELPHHHCEGSCIDNNETLICCSFRIKPEKYRLLNQTCIEDHLPHPFITFGNAALPNEFPFMAALGWRIRNKNGTESIAYRCGATLIDKRYVLTAAHCLYHSSDPPVVVRPGGLDLTSTTAVDYKIDQIIEHPEYEYPGLYNDIAIIRMAKSFSSDVPVTNACIWYRPLPKKEVTAIGYGDTQFGGTSSAVLLKTNLSTILNEECNLHYEQDDDTLSAGVTSTQLCAKDHEKLRDTCQGDSGGPLIMYEELKGYIPIAYIVGITSFGIGCGTGTPGIYTRTSEYFDWIEDTIYK is encoded by the exons ATGTGGCGTTTGCGTGAGTGCCCAAGATATTacgccatttttggcttaattaaaatattaatattga TACTAAAATCACTACTATTAGTCGAGGGCTGTTATGATGGTCAGGAATGTTACACTCCACGAAACTTTAAAGGAAACTATTATACGAAAGACTATTTGCAAAGACTAAAGGAACTACCGCACCATCACTGTGAGGGATCTTGCATAGATAATAACGAAACGCTTATTTGTTGCTCATTCCGAATTAAGCCCGAGAAATATCGTTTACTTAACCAAA CATGCATAGAGGACCATCTACCACATCCATTTATTACATTTGGAAATGCAGCATTGCCCAACGAATTTCCATTTATG GCTGCCTTGGGTTGGCGTATTCGCAATAAAAATGGCACAGAGAGCATTGCATACCGATGCGGTGCAACTTTAATCGATAAAAGATATGTACTAACAGCCGCCCACTGTCTTTACCACT caagtgaTCCGCCTGTTGTGGTGCGCCCAGGGGGACTCGATTTGACTAGTACCACGGCTGTTGATTATAAAATCGATCAGATTATTGAGCATCCGGAGTATGAATACCCAGGCCTTTACAATGATATAGCCATTATTCGTATGGCGAAAAGCTTTTC TAGCGACGTTCCAGTTACTAACGCTTGCATCTGGTATAGGCCACTGCCAAAGAAGGAAGTAACAGCCATTGGTTATGGCGATACACAATTTG GTGGCACCTCTTCTGCTGTGTTATTGAAAACGAATTTGTCTACGATCTTGAACGAAGAATGCAACCTGCACTACGAACAGGACGACGACACACTGAGTGCCGGTGTTACCTCAACGCAGTTGTGTGCCAAAGATCATGAAAAGCTGCGAGACACATGTCAG ggAGACTCCGGTGGTCCACTAATTATGTATGAGGAATTAAAAGGTTACATACCGATTGCGTATATTGTGGGTATAACATCGTTTGGCATTGGATGTGGCACTGGCACCCCTGGAATTTATACACGTACTTCGGAATATTTTGATTGGATTGAGGACacgatttataaataa